A genomic stretch from Acidobacteriota bacterium includes:
- a CDS encoding septum formation inhibitor Maf codes for MVRLILASNSPRRRELLQNAGFQFDVRSSGIEETRLPGESSEDFARRLARDKTLDVARESKPGSLVLGADTVVAINGEILEKPVDAADAARMLRALSGRTHRVITGVCLIRAPETVLAWTHETTSVTFKDLTDEEIDSYVASGEPFDKAGGYGIQGLASRFVPRIEGCYFNVVGLPIPLVYEIVKAIALKE; via the coding sequence GTGGTCCGCTTAATTTTGGCTTCCAATTCCCCCCGCCGCCGCGAGCTGCTGCAAAATGCGGGTTTCCAATTCGACGTTCGCTCCAGTGGGATTGAAGAAACCCGTCTGCCGGGCGAGTCCTCGGAAGACTTTGCGCGCAGGCTGGCGCGTGACAAGACGCTGGATGTTGCGCGAGAGTCGAAACCGGGAAGTTTGGTGCTCGGCGCCGATACCGTGGTGGCCATCAACGGAGAAATTCTCGAAAAACCTGTGGACGCGGCCGACGCGGCGAGGATGCTGCGCGCACTTTCAGGACGCACCCATCGCGTGATCACCGGAGTCTGCCTCATCCGTGCTCCGGAAACCGTTCTGGCCTGGACCCACGAGACAACTTCCGTCACCTTCAAAGATCTGACCGATGAGGAAATCGATAGTTACGTCGCGAGCGGTGAACCTTTTGACAAGGCCGGCGGCTACGGCATCCAGGGGCTCGCTTCGCGCTTCGTCCCCCGCATCGAAGGCTGCTACTTCAACGTGGTCGGGCTGCCCATCCCGTTGGTGTATGAGATTGTGAAAGCGATCGCCCTCAAAGAATAA
- the gatC gene encoding Asp-tRNA(Asn)/Glu-tRNA(Gln) amidotransferase subunit GatC — MALSEKDVLYVADLAHLELTEEEVKKFGPQLDAVLEYVQKLNELDTTGVEPMAQVTYPAAENPALREDRAAPCFTQEEALQNAPEAGGGHFKVPQVIERE; from the coding sequence ATGGCTTTAAGCGAAAAAGACGTTCTCTACGTGGCTGACCTCGCCCATCTTGAGCTGACAGAAGAAGAGGTGAAAAAGTTCGGCCCTCAACTCGATGCGGTGCTCGAGTACGTCCAGAAGCTGAACGAGCTGGACACCACAGGAGTGGAGCCGATGGCCCAGGTGACCTATCCTGCGGCTGAGAATCCGGCCCTTCGTGAAGACCGCGCCGCGCCCTGCTTTACGCAGGAAGAAGCGCTCCAGAACGCTCCGGAGGCGGGCGGCGGCCACTTCAAGGTGCCGCAGGTGATTGAACGGGAATAG
- the selB gene encoding selenocysteine-specific translation elongation factor: MKNLIVGTAGHIDHGKSALVRALTGTDPDRLEEEKRRGITIDLGFAHLDLDSDIRVGFVDVPGHERFVKNMLAGVGGIDLVMLVVAADESIKPQTREHFDICRLLNIRNGLVVITKSDLVDRDVLDLVRLEVQELVKGSFLENAPVIAASAKTGEGLDELRNALRHVGEKILSRPLTLPFRLPIDRAFVMKGFGTVVTGTLIAGTIRKDDEAEIFPEGRRARVRGIQVHNAPAESAVAGQRTALNLAGVETSEIERGMVLAAPGLFQATSRLDCSLTLLPSARPLKNRARVHFHSGTAETVAEVILLNSKDLAPGMQGYVQLRLAHPGLFLQGDRYIVRQFSPVVTIGGGVVLDNLPGRHRLLDPAVTEFLSATEKGSEEERLELLVREAGEAAIGMLTARMGMSETALEQLGRALQAKKRLVVLGQPAGVFIHAEHFLQLAGEVVRQLAGFHGSNPLVSGIAKEDLRGRVRDRQKRAPSATVFSAVLRQLEKAGKIETSGETVRQAGRVIELDSQEAAARDQIVQAFATAGLAVPAASDVLAGLQIDRARAQKILQMLLKEKVLVKVAEDLIFHSDALGRLKELLARQKAKSGRINVGVFKELTGLTRKYAIPLLEYLDRERVTRRQGDERIIL; encoded by the coding sequence ATGAAAAACCTGATTGTAGGGACCGCCGGCCACATTGACCACGGTAAATCCGCGCTGGTGCGGGCGCTGACGGGCACCGATCCCGACCGCCTGGAGGAAGAAAAGAGGCGCGGCATCACGATTGATCTGGGCTTTGCCCATCTCGATCTTGACAGCGATATCCGCGTGGGATTTGTTGATGTCCCTGGCCATGAGCGGTTTGTGAAAAACATGCTGGCCGGCGTGGGAGGCATTGACCTGGTGATGCTGGTGGTGGCGGCGGACGAATCCATCAAGCCCCAGACGCGCGAGCATTTTGACATCTGCCGCCTGCTCAACATCCGCAACGGTCTGGTGGTGATAACGAAATCCGACCTGGTGGACCGCGACGTGCTGGACCTGGTGAGGCTGGAAGTCCAAGAGCTGGTCAAAGGCTCGTTCCTGGAAAACGCCCCGGTGATCGCAGCCAGCGCAAAAACGGGTGAGGGGCTGGACGAACTTCGGAACGCGCTGCGGCATGTCGGCGAGAAAATCCTGTCCAGGCCGCTCACGCTGCCGTTTCGCCTGCCCATTGACCGTGCGTTCGTGATGAAGGGCTTTGGAACTGTGGTGACGGGAACCCTGATCGCCGGGACGATCCGCAAGGACGATGAGGCGGAAATCTTTCCCGAAGGCCGCCGGGCCCGGGTGCGCGGAATCCAGGTGCATAACGCGCCGGCGGAGAGCGCCGTGGCCGGCCAGCGGACCGCCCTGAATCTTGCCGGGGTTGAAACCAGTGAGATTGAGCGCGGCATGGTGCTGGCCGCTCCGGGATTGTTTCAGGCGACCTCGAGGCTGGATTGTTCACTGACGCTGCTGCCTTCGGCCAGGCCGCTGAAAAATCGTGCCAGGGTACATTTCCATTCTGGAACGGCAGAGACGGTGGCGGAAGTTATCCTGCTCAATTCCAAAGATCTCGCGCCGGGCATGCAGGGTTACGTGCAACTGCGGCTCGCGCATCCCGGGCTCTTCCTCCAGGGAGACCGCTACATTGTGCGGCAGTTTTCTCCCGTTGTCACGATCGGCGGCGGCGTCGTGCTGGACAATTTGCCAGGCAGGCACCGGCTGCTGGATCCTGCCGTCACGGAGTTTCTTTCTGCCACGGAAAAGGGGAGTGAGGAAGAGAGGCTGGAACTGCTGGTCCGCGAAGCTGGAGAGGCTGCCATCGGGATGCTGACGGCGCGGATGGGCATGTCAGAGACGGCGCTGGAACAGTTGGGACGGGCGCTCCAGGCGAAAAAAAGGCTGGTGGTACTGGGCCAGCCAGCCGGCGTATTCATCCATGCCGAACACTTCCTGCAACTGGCGGGCGAGGTCGTGCGGCAGCTCGCAGGCTTTCACGGCAGCAATCCGCTGGTGAGCGGCATTGCCAAGGAAGACTTGCGGGGCCGGGTCCGCGACCGGCAAAAGCGGGCGCCATCGGCGACGGTCTTCAGTGCTGTGCTGCGGCAGCTTGAGAAGGCGGGAAAGATCGAGACAAGCGGAGAAACCGTCCGGCAGGCAGGGCGCGTGATCGAACTTGACTCGCAGGAAGCGGCAGCGCGCGACCAGATTGTCCAGGCGTTTGCAACCGCCGGACTTGCTGTGCCCGCCGCAAGCGATGTGCTGGCTGGGCTGCAGATTGACCGGGCCAGGGCGCAGAAGATCCTGCAAATGTTGCTGAAAGAAAAAGTCCTCGTGAAGGTGGCTGAAGACCTGATTTTTCACTCCGACGCGCTGGGCAGGCTGAAGGAATTGCTGGCCCGCCAGAAGGCCAAGAGCGGCCGCATCAATGTGGGCGTCTTCAAGGAACTGACAGGCCTCACCCGCAAGTACGCCATACCGCTGCTCGAGTACCTTGACCGTGAGCGCGTTACCCGCCGCCAGGGAGATGAGCGGATTATTCTTTGA
- a CDS encoding DUF721 domain-containing protein, giving the protein MFDLVDGCGRLVVQSRQTEVRPGTWMEEISKILPLIFKGQARRTNPRVVDILAPLWPLVAGKPMARHSRPAFFEEGTLTLECDCAAWSTEMRGMADDILAQINRYLGVPAVRKLKVHYVQEPITTAPLPDKSQFN; this is encoded by the coding sequence ATGTTTGACCTCGTGGACGGTTGTGGTAGACTCGTTGTCCAATCGAGACAGACGGAAGTCAGGCCAGGGACTTGGATGGAAGAAATCAGCAAGATTCTCCCTCTTATCTTCAAAGGACAGGCGCGCCGGACCAACCCTCGCGTGGTGGATATCCTCGCGCCGCTGTGGCCGCTGGTTGCCGGCAAGCCGATGGCCCGCCACTCGCGGCCGGCGTTCTTTGAAGAAGGCACGCTGACGCTGGAATGCGACTGCGCGGCCTGGTCTACTGAAATGCGTGGAATGGCAGACGATATCCTGGCGCAGATCAACCGTTACCTGGGCGTGCCGGCGGTCCGAAAGTTGAAAGTCCATTATGTGCAGGAACCCATCACAACCGCGCCGCTGCCAGACAAATCCCAGTTCAACTGA
- the gatA gene encoding Asp-tRNA(Asn)/Glu-tRNA(Gln) amidotransferase subunit GatA, whose product MDNLTQLTIEGIHALLARREASAEEVARAHLERIRKDDVNVRSYLSTCEEKTLEQARAVDRRIAAGEPLLPLSGVPVAVKDVILKRGLRTTCASKVLENFVAPYDATAVERLEAAGAVILGKTNCDEFAMGSSTENSGFYPTHNPHDLTRVPGGSSGGSAAAVAANLATVALGSDTGGSIRQPAAFCGIVGMMGTYGRVSRYGLVAFASSLDHIGPFGRSVRDVARTLKVIAGRDPLDSTSAGVAVDDYEKTFNGNVAGVKVGVPNEYFEGLNPEIRANIEKGIGLLEKLGCQIVPIRLPHTEYAIACYYIICTAEASSNLARYDGVRYGFRAKEYSGLRDMYRKTRDQGFGPEVKRRIMLGTYVLSSGYYDAYYLKAQKVRTLITRDFVEAFDEADVIVAPTSPIPPFKLGEKMDDPLQMYLADIYTVTASLAGIPGISVPCGKLAGEPPLPVGMQIFAKHFDEARLLQVADAFEKAGGFSVA is encoded by the coding sequence ATGGACAATCTGACCCAACTGACCATCGAAGGAATTCACGCCCTGCTGGCGCGGCGGGAAGCTTCTGCCGAGGAGGTCGCCCGGGCGCACCTTGAGCGCATCAGGAAGGACGATGTGAACGTCCGTTCCTACCTTTCCACCTGCGAGGAGAAAACGCTTGAGCAGGCACGCGCGGTTGACCGCCGGATTGCTGCCGGCGAACCGCTGCTGCCGCTCTCTGGAGTGCCCGTGGCGGTGAAGGACGTTATTCTGAAGCGCGGGCTTCGCACAACCTGCGCTTCAAAAGTGCTGGAAAATTTCGTCGCTCCCTATGACGCAACGGCGGTCGAGCGGCTGGAGGCGGCGGGAGCTGTCATCCTGGGCAAGACCAACTGCGATGAGTTCGCCATGGGTTCCTCGACGGAAAACTCCGGCTTTTATCCCACTCACAACCCGCACGACCTCACGCGCGTGCCGGGCGGCTCCAGCGGCGGCTCTGCGGCGGCCGTGGCAGCGAACCTGGCTACGGTTGCTCTGGGATCGGATACAGGCGGATCCATCCGGCAGCCGGCGGCGTTCTGCGGGATCGTGGGCATGATGGGGACCTATGGACGCGTCTCCCGCTATGGCCTGGTGGCTTTTGCCTCCTCGCTCGACCACATCGGCCCCTTCGGACGCTCTGTGCGCGATGTGGCCCGGACCTTGAAAGTGATTGCGGGCCGCGACCCGCTGGATTCCACCTCGGCCGGCGTGGCGGTTGATGACTACGAAAAGACTTTCAACGGCAATGTGGCCGGAGTGAAAGTGGGCGTGCCCAACGAATACTTTGAGGGCCTGAACCCGGAAATCCGCGCTAACATCGAGAAGGGAATTGGCCTGCTTGAAAAACTGGGCTGCCAGATTGTGCCCATCCGCCTGCCGCACACCGAATATGCCATCGCCTGCTATTACATCATCTGCACGGCCGAGGCGAGCTCAAACCTGGCGCGGTATGACGGCGTGCGCTATGGCTTCCGGGCAAAGGAGTATTCAGGACTGCGCGACATGTACCGCAAGACCCGTGATCAGGGCTTCGGCCCGGAAGTAAAACGCCGCATCATGCTGGGAACTTATGTCCTGAGCTCCGGCTATTACGACGCGTACTACCTGAAAGCACAGAAGGTGCGGACATTGATCACGCGGGATTTTGTTGAAGCTTTTGATGAAGCCGATGTGATCGTCGCTCCAACTTCGCCCATCCCTCCCTTCAAACTGGGCGAAAAAATGGATGACCCATTGCAGATGTATCTTGCTGATATTTATACGGTTACGGCAAGCCTTGCAGGTATTCCGGGGATCTCTGTCCCCTGCGGTAAGCTAGCTGGGGAGCCTCCGCTGCCGGTTGGCATGCAGATCTTTGCCAAACATTTTGACGAAGCGCGGCTCCTGCAGGTGGCCGACGCTTTTGAAAAAGCAGGCGGCTTCAGCGTTGCCTGA